From a region of the Marinomonas mediterranea MMB-1 genome:
- a CDS encoding NAD(P)-dependent oxidoreductase: MQHVIGVIGLGNMGRNMAATLVKKEFTVYGFDLSADVRQLASEQGILPENDVLELAKKCSTIILSLPKAEHVEAVCLGENGLKAVLNQGTTIIDTTTSVAETSRKVAQELESLGVEFVDAPVSGGPAGAASGTMSMVVGGKKATYEHVLPVLEAMTRVRIHVGEVGAGNIAKIANNLLAAAHLITTAEALTMAEKAGLDPEQALQAISAGSGGSAASQVMFPNWVMNKAYNSGFTMALMRKDVGLAKDLVESLGLDLPMAQKTAELWRASVDQVEDSDDFCAIAKCTNPALFGEEK, translated from the coding sequence ATGCAACACGTAATTGGTGTCATTGGTTTAGGAAACATGGGGCGCAACATGGCTGCGACTCTGGTAAAAAAAGAATTTACAGTATACGGCTTTGACTTATCCGCCGATGTGCGTCAGCTCGCCAGTGAGCAAGGTATCCTTCCTGAAAATGACGTTTTAGAGTTGGCTAAAAAGTGCTCAACTATCATTCTATCTCTTCCAAAAGCGGAGCACGTTGAAGCGGTTTGCCTTGGTGAAAACGGTTTGAAAGCCGTTCTTAATCAAGGAACGACTATTATCGATACGACAACATCCGTGGCCGAAACTAGCCGTAAGGTCGCGCAGGAACTTGAATCATTGGGTGTTGAGTTTGTCGATGCCCCTGTGTCTGGTGGCCCGGCTGGCGCAGCGTCAGGAACGATGAGTATGGTAGTGGGAGGAAAGAAAGCGACCTACGAGCATGTTCTTCCGGTGCTAGAAGCAATGACGCGTGTCCGTATTCATGTTGGCGAGGTGGGCGCGGGTAACATCGCTAAAATTGCCAATAACCTCTTAGCTGCCGCTCATCTTATTACGACAGCAGAAGCCCTAACGATGGCTGAGAAAGCGGGTCTTGATCCAGAGCAAGCATTGCAAGCGATTAGTGCAGGCTCAGGAGGCAGTGCAGCGAGTCAGGTCATGTTCCCTAATTGGGTGATGAACAAAGCATACAACTCTGGTTTCACTATGGCGCTAATGCGTAAAGATGTGGGGCTGGCGAAAGATTTGGTGGAATCTCTTGGGCTGGATCTGCCTATGGCTCAAAAGACTGCAGAACTTTGGCGTGCAAGCGTGGATCAGGTTGAGGATTCAGACGACTTTTGCGCCATCGCAAAATGTACAAATCCTGCGCTTTTCGGAGAGGAAAAATAG